In one window of Opitutus sp. GAS368 DNA:
- a CDS encoding outer membrane lipoprotein carrier protein LolA: protein MPGAAAEPDELVTPAHRLAAATPAWRDLADLFAHQPDTAADFTERRQFPFKREPVELQGEARVSAARGLSLHYTSPEDRTVILDAQGLLIRARTGEKSPPADPRATAANGALRHLLRFEFAALEPDFELYGRRDGDSWILALAPRTDLLRQSIGRITVAGEAAAVRRIELRRSARQVIEILIAPPHPPADFTAEEVKKYFR from the coding sequence ATGCCCGGGGCTGCCGCCGAACCCGATGAGCTGGTCACTCCCGCGCACCGGCTGGCCGCCGCCACCCCGGCGTGGCGCGACCTGGCCGACCTGTTCGCGCACCAACCCGACACCGCGGCCGACTTCACCGAGCGCCGGCAATTCCCCTTCAAGCGGGAACCCGTCGAGTTGCAGGGCGAAGCGCGCGTCTCCGCCGCCCGCGGTCTCAGCCTCCACTACACTTCCCCCGAGGACCGCACCGTCATTCTCGACGCCCAGGGCCTGCTGATCCGGGCGCGCACGGGCGAAAAATCGCCGCCCGCCGATCCGCGCGCGACCGCGGCCAACGGGGCGCTGCGACACCTCCTGCGCTTCGAGTTCGCGGCGCTGGAACCGGACTTCGAACTTTACGGCCGGCGCGACGGCGATAGCTGGATTCTCGCGCTCGCGCCGCGCACCGACCTGCTGCGCCAGAGCATCGGCCGGATCACCGTGGCCGGCGAAGCCGCCGCGGTCCGCCGCATCGAGCTCCGCCGTTCGGCCCGGCAGGTCATCGAGATCCTGATCGCCCCGCCCCACCCGCCGGCGGACTTCACCGCCGAGGAAGTGAAAAAATATTTCCGATGA
- a CDS encoding MMPL family transporter: protein MTFRRRQLLGWSILAGAALLGGAWLLRLDYARKISSDVLDLIPADERTPELTLVRSLASQAEARTMLFELTGAGGRPAPAGSAAAFVAALDREPAFDQVVVMGDPAMREALGRELFAQRFTLLFPLWLRERTVAYAGTGDEPAGFSDWLARDTAAVLARFLTTPEALAFADMIPADPLLLLPGAAERLKAGLDQPAAPTATLVWARLSASPLSEAGQAPAFAAITRATAAGRKEFPGFSAAYTGVNCFAAASRTRIEHEVTWLNALSLAAVLAVAFTFIRGVHRGLHLLPVIGLSVLGAWVAATLAFDRLHIMVFVIGSLLTGVAIDYGFYLFMQPPAAPGEDYWAKVRRLAKPLLASCLTTVAGFSLLLFSELPFIRQLGVFVGAGLVCALVAAVLYFSTVRNPFLETRPFRGGAALPAGMRRNLRRLLIALWLIALPGLARLQWRDDIRELEIPSPALQREHARISALFGEQDDRTVYLTYGNSVAAARASLAKLEAWLDSAGGGHATAIGLGAVVPTAEAHAAAVHFGREHPEFAGRLRAALVAAGFNDAEFAPFFAAYAHHVATAQETDYATALASLQTNLSGPAGLLLHTGRPLSWFVTLVRAAPAPAPPADTNTVSAGQLQTLNQIFARYRQSALWLSLTGLALVGAGVFLTYGCRHGARIFAIPCGACLGLFGLFGWLGHPLNLFHLLGAFLGVCLTHNYSIFSATSAYRREPPPVSVRLSALTAAASFGVLALSGIPVVRALGLTVALMVGVALLAIEFEHLAPLGDKP from the coding sequence ATGACCTTCCGGCGCCGCCAACTTCTCGGCTGGAGCATTCTCGCCGGCGCCGCCCTGCTCGGCGGCGCGTGGCTGCTGCGACTCGATTATGCGCGAAAAATCTCCAGCGACGTCCTCGACCTCATTCCCGCCGACGAGCGCACTCCGGAACTGACGCTGGTCCGCTCGCTCGCCAGCCAGGCGGAAGCCCGGACCATGCTGTTCGAACTGACCGGCGCGGGCGGCCGGCCCGCCCCGGCCGGATCCGCCGCCGCCTTCGTCGCGGCGCTGGACCGCGAACCGGCCTTCGACCAGGTCGTGGTCATGGGCGACCCCGCCATGCGCGAAGCGCTGGGCCGCGAGCTGTTCGCGCAGCGCTTCACGCTGTTGTTTCCGCTCTGGCTGCGCGAACGCACCGTGGCTTATGCCGGCACCGGGGACGAACCGGCGGGATTTTCCGACTGGCTCGCCCGCGACACCGCCGCAGTCCTCGCACGATTCCTGACCACACCCGAGGCGCTCGCCTTCGCGGACATGATTCCCGCCGACCCGCTGCTGCTTTTGCCGGGTGCGGCAGAACGGTTGAAGGCCGGCTTGGACCAGCCCGCGGCGCCGACCGCCACTCTCGTCTGGGCCCGGCTCTCGGCCTCGCCGCTCAGCGAGGCGGGACAGGCTCCGGCTTTTGCCGCCATCACCCGGGCCACCGCCGCCGGGCGGAAGGAATTCCCCGGTTTCTCGGCCGCCTATACCGGCGTGAACTGTTTCGCCGCCGCCAGCCGCACCCGCATCGAGCACGAGGTCACCTGGCTCAACGCGCTTTCGCTCGCGGCCGTGCTCGCCGTGGCGTTCACGTTCATCCGCGGCGTGCACCGCGGCCTGCATCTTCTGCCGGTGATCGGCCTGTCCGTGCTCGGGGCCTGGGTGGCCGCGACCCTGGCGTTCGACCGGTTGCACATCATGGTCTTTGTGATCGGCTCGCTGCTGACCGGCGTGGCCATCGACTACGGCTTCTACCTCTTTATGCAGCCGCCCGCCGCGCCCGGCGAGGACTACTGGGCCAAGGTCCGCCGCCTGGCCAAGCCCCTGCTCGCAAGCTGTCTCACGACGGTGGCCGGGTTTTCGCTGCTCCTGTTCTCCGAGCTGCCCTTCATCCGCCAGCTCGGCGTCTTTGTCGGCGCCGGGCTGGTCTGTGCCCTGGTGGCCGCCGTGCTCTATTTCTCCACCGTCCGGAATCCGTTCCTGGAAACCCGTCCCTTTCGCGGGGGCGCGGCCCTGCCGGCCGGGATGCGCCGCAACCTGCGCCGGCTGCTCATCGCGCTGTGGCTCATCGCGCTGCCCGGACTGGCCAGGCTCCAGTGGAGGGACGACATCCGCGAACTGGAAATCCCTTCGCCCGCACTCCAGCGCGAGCACGCGCGCATCAGCGCCCTGTTCGGCGAGCAGGACGACCGGACGGTCTATCTCACCTATGGCAACAGCGTCGCCGCGGCCCGCGCCTCGCTGGCGAAACTCGAGGCGTGGCTGGACTCGGCCGGCGGCGGCCACGCCACCGCCATCGGGCTGGGCGCCGTGGTGCCGACGGCGGAGGCGCATGCCGCCGCGGTGCACTTCGGACGGGAGCATCCGGAATTTGCCGGCCGGTTGCGTGCCGCCCTGGTCGCGGCCGGCTTCAACGACGCGGAATTCGCCCCGTTCTTCGCGGCCTACGCCCATCACGTCGCCACGGCGCAGGAGACCGATTATGCGACCGCACTCGCTTCGCTGCAGACCAATCTCTCCGGACCGGCCGGGCTGCTGCTGCACACGGGCCGGCCCTTGAGCTGGTTCGTCACCCTCGTCCGCGCAGCGCCGGCGCCGGCGCCGCCGGCCGACACCAACACGGTGAGCGCCGGCCAGTTGCAGACGCTCAACCAAATCTTCGCCCGCTACCGCCAGTCCGCACTGTGGCTGAGCCTGACGGGCCTGGCGCTGGTCGGCGCCGGGGTGTTCCTCACCTACGGCTGTCGCCATGGCGCGCGGATCTTCGCCATTCCCTGCGGCGCGTGCCTCGGGCTGTTCGGCCTCTTCGGCTGGCTCGGGCACCCGCTCAACCTGTTCCACCTGCTCGGCGCCTTCCTCGGCGTGTGCCTGACGCACAACTACTCGATCTTCTCCGCCACCTCGGCCTACCGGCGCGAGCCGCCGCCGGTCTCGGTGCGGCTGTCGGCCCTGACGGCCGCCGCCTCGTTCGGCGTGCTGGCGCTGAGCGGCATCCCCGTGGTGCGCGCCCTCGGCCTGACCGTCGCGCTGATGGTCGGCGTGGCGCTGCTGGCCATCGAATTCGAGCACCTGGCCCCGCTGGGAGACAAACCATGA
- a CDS encoding lysophospholipid acyltransferase family protein: MLLRNAYYYPVYYFTLLLFAAGGLQLCLLSALAGGLPATRRTERFFQRLIHRHLVFFHWWCARTRLVLVRYRGFGAWPHGGLVLAANHPAMTDITCLLARLPEAVCIFKPAIRRNPVLGAAARRAGYLGSDGGHELVRTAATLVAAGQQLVIFPEGTRTPPGEAPLPFKPGFVLIARRARVPIQLVRVTTDSDLLTKGCTWWRLPRFPARVEVAAGPLIPTDTAASPAELTAEIETWFRTAL; encoded by the coding sequence ATGCTCCTCCGCAACGCCTATTACTACCCGGTCTATTACTTCACACTGCTGCTCTTTGCCGCGGGCGGACTGCAGCTGTGCCTCCTCAGCGCGCTGGCCGGCGGGCTGCCGGCGACCCGGCGCACGGAACGCTTCTTCCAACGTTTGATCCACCGGCACCTGGTGTTTTTCCACTGGTGGTGCGCGCGGACGCGGCTGGTGCTGGTGCGCTACCGGGGGTTCGGTGCGTGGCCGCACGGCGGGCTGGTGCTCGCCGCCAACCATCCCGCCATGACCGACATCACCTGTCTGCTGGCGCGCCTGCCCGAGGCCGTGTGCATCTTCAAACCCGCCATCCGCCGCAATCCCGTGCTGGGGGCCGCCGCCCGGCGCGCCGGCTACCTCGGCAGTGACGGTGGCCATGAACTCGTGCGGACGGCGGCGACCCTGGTGGCGGCCGGCCAGCAACTGGTGATCTTTCCGGAGGGCACGCGCACCCCCCCCGGGGAAGCGCCGCTGCCATTCAAGCCGGGCTTTGTCCTGATTGCCCGGCGCGCCCGGGTGCCGATCCAGCTCGTGCGTGTCACCACCGATTCGGATCTCCTCACCAAGGGCTGCACGTGGTGGCGGCTGCCCCGTTTCCCGGCCCGGGTCGAGGTGGCCGCGGGCCCCCTGATTCCCACCGATACGGCCGCCAGCCCCGCGGAACTGACGGCCGAGATCGAAACCTGGTTTCGCACCGCCCTGTGA